In the genome of Leptolyngbya subtilissima AS-A7, one region contains:
- a CDS encoding CPXCG motif-containing cysteine-rich protein yields MESTAEYTCAFCGETSTTFIDLSAGLTQSYIEDCQVCCRPNQFYVTVDDVSLAIEIATDYVE; encoded by the coding sequence ATGGAATCTACCGCCGAATATACCTGCGCCTTTTGCGGCGAGACCAGTACCACCTTTATCGATCTCTCGGCTGGGCTCACCCAGTCTTACATTGAAGACTGCCAGGTATGCTGCCGCCCTAATCAGTTCTACGTCACGGTGGATGATGTCTCGTTAGCAATCGAAATTGCCACTGACTATGTTGAGTAA
- a CDS encoding DUF4336 domain-containing protein: MSAVTSVSSTRRARAWPFWPLVPLYPYGQRPTQRVEVVKDQVWTFEQFQGIFYVVVPIRMTVVRLEPAGLLVYSPVAPTPECVALVRELEKRYGPVKYIVMSTVTGIEHKVFVGPFARQFPQAQVYVTPNQWSFPLNLPLPWLGLPRDRTHILPADSAQAPFADQVDYALLPPIDLGLGPFGETACFHRASRTLMLTDAIVAIPAEPPAIVQIDPFPLLFHARDKATDAIVDTPENRRKGWQRIALFAFYFCPSTLDVAPTGEMLQEAKQAPVRSRQHYFGLYPFRWRSDWRKSFEALHNDGQLQVAPILKTLIFNRGPEAVLDWAKAVATWQFERIIPAHLEAPIAATPEQFLGAFDFLHLDPASEASAALPAADFELLQQIEAVLLSKGISRPRQSMLTTQGSKNEAL; this comes from the coding sequence ATGTCAGCTGTTACTTCTGTCTCATCTACTCGCCGCGCCCGCGCCTGGCCCTTTTGGCCCCTAGTGCCCCTCTACCCCTACGGTCAGCGACCAACCCAGCGGGTGGAGGTGGTCAAAGACCAGGTGTGGACCTTTGAGCAGTTCCAGGGCATTTTTTACGTGGTCGTGCCGATTCGCATGACGGTGGTGCGGCTGGAGCCCGCCGGGCTGCTGGTGTATTCCCCAGTCGCCCCCACGCCGGAATGCGTAGCTCTAGTGCGTGAGCTAGAAAAGCGCTACGGCCCAGTGAAATACATTGTCATGTCTACCGTGACGGGCATTGAGCACAAGGTGTTTGTCGGTCCCTTTGCCCGTCAGTTTCCCCAGGCGCAGGTGTATGTAACGCCGAACCAGTGGAGTTTTCCGCTCAATTTGCCCCTGCCGTGGCTAGGGCTACCGCGCGATCGCACCCACATCCTCCCCGCCGACAGCGCCCAGGCTCCCTTTGCTGACCAGGTTGACTACGCCCTGCTGCCCCCAATCGATCTAGGGCTAGGGCCGTTTGGCGAGACCGCCTGCTTTCATCGGGCCAGCCGCACGCTGATGCTGACTGATGCGATCGTGGCCATCCCAGCGGAGCCGCCGGCGATCGTGCAAATCGACCCGTTTCCGCTGCTATTTCACGCCCGAGACAAGGCAACCGATGCGATCGTCGATACTCCTGAGAATCGCCGCAAAGGTTGGCAACGAATTGCCCTGTTTGCCTTTTACTTTTGCCCCAGCACCCTAGATGTGGCCCCAACAGGGGAAATGTTGCAAGAAGCAAAGCAGGCCCCGGTGCGATCGCGCCAGCACTACTTCGGCCTCTATCCCTTTCGCTGGCGGTCTGACTGGCGCAAATCCTTTGAGGCGCTGCACAATGATGGGCAGCTTCAGGTAGCTCCAATTCTCAAAACCTTAATTTTTAACCGAGGGCCAGAGGCCGTTTTAGACTGGGCAAAAGCCGTCGCCACCTGGCAGTTTGAGCGCATCATTCCGGCTCATCTAGAGGCCCCCATCGCCGCTACTCCAGAGCAGTTTTTAGGGGCGTTTGACTTTTTGCACCTTGACCCAGCCTCTGAAGCCAGTGCCGCTTTGCCCGCAGCCGACTTTGAACTGCTACAGCAAATCGAAGCGGTGTTGCTCAGCAAGGGCATTTCTCGACCGCGCCAGTCGATGCTGACCACCCAGGGCAGCAAAAACGAGGCCCTCTAG
- the msrB gene encoding peptide-methionine (R)-S-oxide reductase MsrB, producing MKRRKLLEAGTAIIGGSWLLSNFTAEVFSNQLDTMATTDEQFTVNKTEQEWRDQLTPEQFRVLRKHGTERAGSSPLDKVYEPGTYNCSGCGTPLFTSDTKFNSGTGWPSFYAPIEGAIATTTDRSFFMTRVEVHCANCGGHLGHVFPDGPAPTSQRYCMNGVSLEFVPKSA from the coding sequence ATGAAGCGACGCAAGCTACTGGAAGCGGGCACCGCCATTATTGGCGGCAGCTGGCTTTTGAGCAATTTCACCGCTGAAGTTTTTTCTAATCAACTTGATACTATGGCTACTACCGACGAACAGTTTACCGTCAACAAAACCGAGCAAGAATGGCGTGACCAGCTCACCCCTGAGCAGTTTCGCGTACTGCGCAAGCACGGCACCGAGCGGGCCGGTTCTAGTCCCCTCGACAAGGTCTATGAGCCCGGTACCTACAACTGCTCGGGTTGCGGCACTCCCCTCTTTACCTCTGACACCAAGTTCAACAGCGGCACCGGTTGGCCCAGCTTCTATGCACCCATTGAGGGCGCCATTGCTACCACTACCGATCGCTCCTTCTTCATGACCCGAGTCGAAGTGCACTGTGCCAACTGCGGTGGTCACCTAGGCCACGTCTTCCCCGATGGGCCTGCCCCCACTAGCCAGCGCTACTGCATGAACGGGGTCTCCCTGGAGTTCGTGCCCAAGTCGGCCTAG
- a CDS encoding phosphoribosyltransferase produces the protein MLFKNRVDAGQRLANLLQPYANRPDVTVVALPRGGVPVAAEVANALSAPLDVLIVRKLGIPGFRETAMGSIASGNFLYFNQDLIRRLAITPEEIDVVVQHEQEELRRREQVYRDDLVSLDLRDRIVILVDDGLATGATIQVAIEAVKQQRPKKLIVAVPVADREVCDSVGTVVDRIICAETPQPFYAVGLWYEEFAQTSDDEVRALLNQAKHRSLETVSHPQ, from the coding sequence ATGCTTTTTAAGAATAGAGTTGATGCTGGGCAACGGCTAGCCAATCTACTACAGCCCTATGCCAATCGGCCTGATGTAACTGTCGTCGCGCTACCCCGAGGTGGCGTACCGGTTGCGGCCGAAGTCGCCAATGCCCTTAGTGCTCCCCTAGACGTGCTGATTGTTCGAAAGCTGGGTATACCGGGGTTTAGGGAGACCGCTATGGGGTCGATCGCCTCGGGCAATTTTTTATATTTCAATCAGGATTTAATTCGGCGTTTGGCTATTACGCCTGAGGAAATTGATGTCGTAGTGCAGCATGAACAGGAAGAATTGCGGCGGCGAGAGCAGGTTTATCGCGACGATCTTGTTTCTCTAGATCTGCGCGATCGCATCGTTATTTTGGTTGACGATGGCCTAGCCACTGGGGCAACCATTCAGGTCGCCATTGAGGCCGTCAAGCAGCAGCGCCCCAAAAAATTGATTGTGGCCGTCCCAGTAGCTGACCGCGAGGTTTGCGACTCAGTTGGAACTGTCGTCGATCGCATTATCTGTGCCGAGACTCCCCAACCGTTTTATGCGGTGGGGCTTTGGTATGAGGAATTCGCTCAAACCTCCGACGACGAGGTGCGAGCGCTTCTGAACCAGGCCAAACACCGTTCCCTAGAGACCGTCAGCCACCCTCAATAA
- the mfd gene encoding transcription-repair coupling factor: MAFSSITRALQRSPLAKELLAKLDQQGQLVLNGVARLPKGLVSSALALAQQRPLLVITATLEEAGRWATQIEAMGWDTVHFYPTSEASPYDPFDQESEMTWGQLQVLAELLALRAAGEASPLRKLAVVATERALQPHLPPVSALEPYCLRLELKQEINFKALGQRLATLGYERVTVVETEGQWAQRGDIIDVYPVASELPVRLELFGDELERLREFDPATQRSLDAIDHLVLTPTQYGPVIIEQLRAQGKLEGLLSEAAQEGLESGILPEGTRRWLGLAFSQPASLLDYLPENTLMAVDEVDQCQAHSDRWLEHVEDHWQEVRSQGDGGDAEEDSSTHPPIHPSTPYSLPKIHRPFLDTLSDAEIFPRVDLSEIAEANSGLNLSSRPVQAIPHQFGKLAETIRKECDRKYSVWLASAQPSRSVSLLQEHDCPAQFIPNPKDFNAIDKLHTQHVPVAVKYSGLAELEGFVLPTFRIVVVTDREFFGQHTLATGGYVRKRRRAASKQVDPNKMKPGDFVVHRSHGIGKFIKLESLVLNNETRDYLVIQYADGLLRVAADQVGSLSRYRAASGQAPVLNKMTSTAWEKTKGRAKKAIQKVAVDLLRLYAQRAKMEGFSYPADMPWQQELEDSFPYQATPDQLKAVQDVKRDMESDRPMDRLVCGDVGFGKTEVALRAIFKAVTAGQQVALLAPTTILTQQHYHTLKERFAPYPIQVGLLNRFRSQQEKKDILQRLKTGELDVVVGTHQLLGKGVAFKSLGLLVVDEEQRFGVNQKERIKSLKTQVDVLTLSATPIPRTLYMALSGVREMSLITTPPPSRRPIKTHLSPHDPEAIRTAIRQELDRGGQVFYVVPRVEGIEEVSAKIREMVPAARIAIAHGQMDEGELESTMLTFSNGDAEVLLCTTIIESGLDIPRVNTILIEDAHRFGLSQLYQLRGRVGRAGIQAHAWLFYPKKSLTDKARQRLRAIQEFTQLGSGYQLAMRDMEIRGVGNLLGAEQSGQMDAIGFDLYMDMLEEEIAEIRGQDIPKVEDTQVDLNVTAFVPNDYIPDLEQKMGAYRSLAAANSKVELMQIAADLSDRYGPIPYATEQLVRMLQLKLVAKHAGFSRIKPEGKQHVVMETPMEEPAWKKISENLPSHLKTRFVYSGGKVVVRGLGVLKPEKQLESLTEWLGYLQGSVLEPLAS, translated from the coding sequence ATGGCCTTTTCTTCCATTACCCGTGCCCTACAACGCTCTCCTTTAGCCAAGGAACTGCTGGCTAAGCTCGACCAGCAGGGCCAGCTGGTGCTCAACGGCGTGGCTCGATTGCCAAAGGGGCTGGTGTCCTCGGCCTTGGCCCTAGCGCAGCAGCGCCCCCTATTGGTGATCACCGCCACCCTAGAAGAAGCCGGACGCTGGGCCACTCAGATCGAAGCCATGGGCTGGGACACGGTGCACTTTTACCCCACCTCCGAAGCATCCCCCTACGACCCCTTTGACCAAGAGTCAGAAATGACTTGGGGACAGCTACAGGTCTTGGCAGAGCTGCTGGCCTTGCGGGCGGCCGGCGAAGCATCACCCTTGCGCAAGCTGGCGGTGGTTGCGACTGAACGGGCTTTGCAACCCCACCTGCCGCCGGTTTCTGCTTTGGAACCCTACTGCCTACGGCTAGAGCTGAAGCAGGAAATCAACTTTAAGGCGCTGGGCCAGCGGTTGGCCACCCTCGGCTATGAACGCGTTACGGTGGTGGAAACCGAGGGCCAGTGGGCGCAGCGGGGCGACATTATCGATGTGTATCCGGTGGCGTCGGAGCTGCCGGTGCGGCTAGAACTATTTGGCGACGAGCTGGAGCGCCTGCGAGAATTTGACCCAGCCACCCAAAGATCCCTAGACGCCATTGACCACCTGGTGCTCACCCCCACTCAGTATGGCCCGGTGATCATTGAGCAGTTGAGGGCGCAGGGCAAGCTGGAGGGACTGCTTTCCGAAGCCGCTCAAGAAGGACTAGAAAGCGGCATTCTCCCCGAAGGTACCCGCCGCTGGCTGGGGCTAGCCTTTTCCCAACCAGCCTCACTGTTAGACTATCTGCCCGAAAACACACTGATGGCGGTGGACGAGGTTGATCAGTGTCAGGCTCACAGCGATCGCTGGCTAGAGCACGTCGAAGACCACTGGCAGGAGGTAAGGAGTCAAGGGGATGGGGGAGATGCGGAGGAGGACTCATCCACCCATCCACCCATCCACCCATCCACCCCCTACTCCCTCCCCAAAATCCACCGCCCCTTCCTCGACACCCTCAGCGATGCCGAAATTTTCCCGCGCGTTGATCTATCTGAAATCGCCGAGGCCAACAGCGGCTTAAACCTATCGAGTCGGCCGGTGCAAGCGATCCCGCACCAGTTTGGCAAGCTGGCGGAGACGATTCGCAAGGAGTGCGATCGTAAGTATTCTGTCTGGTTGGCTTCCGCCCAGCCCTCCCGCTCGGTATCCCTGCTGCAAGAGCATGACTGCCCGGCGCAGTTTATCCCTAACCCAAAGGATTTCAATGCGATCGACAAGCTGCATACCCAGCATGTCCCTGTGGCGGTCAAGTATTCGGGATTAGCGGAATTAGAAGGCTTTGTGCTGCCTACCTTCCGCATTGTGGTGGTGACCGATCGCGAATTTTTTGGTCAGCACACTCTGGCTACCGGCGGCTACGTACGCAAGCGCCGCCGCGCCGCCTCTAAACAGGTCGATCCCAACAAGATGAAACCGGGGGATTTTGTCGTTCACCGCAGCCACGGTATCGGCAAATTCATCAAGCTCGAAAGCCTGGTGCTCAACAATGAAACCCGCGACTACCTAGTGATTCAGTATGCCGATGGGCTGCTGCGGGTAGCTGCTGATCAAGTGGGCTCGCTTTCTCGTTACCGAGCTGCCAGCGGCCAGGCTCCGGTCCTCAACAAAATGACCAGCACCGCCTGGGAGAAAACCAAGGGCCGAGCCAAAAAAGCGATCCAAAAAGTGGCGGTGGACCTGCTCAGGCTCTACGCCCAGCGGGCCAAGATGGAGGGCTTTTCTTACCCAGCCGACATGCCCTGGCAGCAGGAATTGGAGGATTCTTTTCCCTACCAGGCTACCCCCGACCAGCTCAAGGCCGTGCAGGATGTTAAGCGCGACATGGAGAGCGATCGCCCTATGGATCGCCTGGTCTGTGGCGATGTGGGCTTTGGCAAAACTGAGGTCGCCCTGCGCGCCATCTTCAAAGCCGTCACCGCTGGGCAGCAGGTGGCCCTGCTGGCTCCCACCACCATCCTCACCCAGCAGCATTACCACACTCTGAAAGAGCGTTTTGCCCCTTACCCAATCCAAGTGGGGCTGCTGAACCGCTTCCGCAGTCAGCAGGAGAAAAAAGACATTCTGCAACGGTTAAAGACCGGCGAACTGGACGTGGTAGTGGGTACCCACCAGTTGCTCGGCAAAGGCGTCGCCTTCAAAAGCCTCGGTCTGCTGGTGGTGGATGAAGAACAGCGCTTCGGCGTTAACCAAAAAGAGCGGATCAAATCCCTCAAAACCCAGGTGGATGTGCTCACCCTCAGCGCTACCCCCATTCCCCGCACCCTTTACATGGCCTTGTCTGGCGTGCGCGAAATGAGCCTGATTACCACTCCGCCGCCCTCGCGCCGTCCGATCAAAACCCACCTCTCACCCCACGACCCGGAAGCGATTCGCACTGCGATTCGCCAAGAGCTCGATCGCGGCGGCCAAGTGTTCTACGTAGTGCCTCGGGTTGAGGGCATTGAGGAGGTTTCTGCCAAAATTCGCGAGATGGTGCCGGCGGCCAGAATTGCGATCGCCCACGGCCAAATGGATGAAGGCGAGCTTGAGTCAACCATGCTCACCTTTAGCAACGGTGACGCTGAAGTGCTGCTCTGCACCACGATCATTGAGTCAGGGTTGGATATCCCCCGAGTCAACACCATTTTGATCGAAGACGCTCACCGCTTCGGCCTCTCCCAGCTCTACCAGCTCAGGGGAAGAGTTGGTAGAGCCGGCATCCAGGCCCACGCCTGGCTGTTTTACCCCAAAAAATCCCTCACCGACAAAGCTCGCCAGCGCCTCCGCGCCATTCAAGAATTTACCCAGCTTGGCTCTGGCTATCAGCTAGCTATGCGCGACATGGAAATTCGCGGCGTCGGCAACCTGCTGGGGGCCGAGCAGTCGGGCCAGATGGATGCGATCGGCTTTGACCTCTATATGGACATGCTGGAAGAAGAGATCGCCGAAATTCGTGGTCAAGACATTCCCAAAGTCGAAGACACTCAGGTCGATCTCAACGTCACCGCCTTTGTGCCTAACGACTACATCCCCGATCTGGAGCAAAAGATGGGGGCCTACCGCTCTCTAGCTGCGGCCAACAGCAAGGTAGAGCTGATGCAGATTGCGGCAGATTTAAGCGATCGCTACGGCCCCATTCCCTATGCGACCGAGCAGCTCGTGCGCATGCTGCAACTCAAGCTGGTAGCCAAGCACGCCGGTTTCTCACGCATCAAACCCGAGGGCAAGCAGCACGTGGTGATGGAAACCCCGATGGAAGAACCAGCCTGGAAGAAGATCAGCGAGAATCTACCCAGCCACCTGAAAACACGCTTTGTCTACAGCGGTGGCAAAGTCGTGGTGCGCGGGCTAGGCGTGCTCAAACCCGAAAAGCAGCTGGAGAGCCTGACCGAATGGCTGGGGTATTTACAGGGGTCAGTGCTAGAGCCGTTGGCTAGCTAG
- a CDS encoding DNA topoisomerase IB, producing the protein MEPVQSARAAGLRYICDDRPGWGRRRSGKGFVYFDEKGDRISDPDQLKRIEALVIPPAWETVWICPSPKGHLLATGRDAKGRKQYRYHPNWRTVRNQTKFDRLIPFAYARPLIREVTDRDLRLRGLPRDKLLAVVVRLLDATVIRIGNDEYREQNQSFGLTTLEEQHVEVGTSKIRFHFVGKSGVEHEIELSDRRLARAIKLCQDLPGQQLFQYLDDEGQPQAIDSDDVNRYLQTITGEDFTSKDFRTWAGTVYTARILNELGEPTSKTQAQANIREAIKGAAQHLGNRVATCRKFYVHPTVTQAYEEGWLLEVWQTGERTSSDLDLTAEEKALVAVLSHPQQQN; encoded by the coding sequence GTGGAACCAGTTCAGTCAGCTCGGGCTGCTGGGCTGCGCTACATCTGCGACGATCGCCCCGGTTGGGGACGGCGGCGCAGCGGCAAGGGGTTCGTCTACTTTGACGAGAAAGGCGATCGCATCTCAGACCCCGACCAGCTGAAACGAATTGAGGCCCTAGTTATCCCCCCCGCTTGGGAAACGGTGTGGATTTGTCCGTCTCCTAAAGGTCATCTGTTAGCCACCGGGCGCGATGCCAAAGGTCGTAAGCAGTACCGCTATCATCCCAATTGGCGCACCGTTCGCAACCAGACCAAGTTCGACCGACTGATTCCCTTTGCCTATGCTCGCCCTCTCATTCGCGAGGTCACCGATCGCGATCTTCGCCTGCGAGGTCTACCTCGAGATAAGCTGCTGGCGGTCGTCGTGCGGTTGCTCGATGCCACCGTGATTCGCATCGGCAACGATGAGTACCGAGAGCAAAACCAGTCCTTTGGGCTGACCACCCTAGAGGAACAGCATGTAGAAGTAGGAACGAGCAAAATTCGCTTTCACTTCGTGGGCAAAAGCGGTGTAGAGCACGAAATTGAACTGAGCGATCGCCGTCTGGCTCGAGCGATCAAACTTTGCCAAGATCTCCCTGGTCAACAGCTATTTCAGTATTTGGATGACGAGGGGCAACCCCAAGCGATCGATTCCGATGATGTCAATCGTTATCTGCAAACCATTACCGGCGAAGACTTCACCTCCAAAGACTTTCGCACCTGGGCTGGTACTGTCTACACGGCTCGAATTCTCAATGAACTAGGAGAGCCTACCTCAAAAACCCAGGCTCAGGCCAACATCCGCGAAGCCATTAAAGGAGCGGCGCAGCACTTGGGCAACCGGGTTGCCACCTGCCGCAAGTTTTACGTGCACCCCACCGTAACCCAGGCCTACGAAGAGGGCTGGCTGTTAGAAGTCTGGCAAACGGGAGAACGAACCTCTAGCGATCTAGATTTAACCGCTGAGGAAAAAGCTTTAGTTGCGGTGCTAAGTCACCCTCAACAACAAAACTAA
- the glgX gene encoding glycogen debranching protein GlgX, producing MHVAVWPGDVYPLGAHWDRKGTNFALFSEHATAVELCLFDKDGTETRVPLTEVSNFVWHGYLPGIGPGQEYGYRVHGPYAPHEGHRFNPNKLLIDPYAKAISGEVGSGPEIFGYDWESPDEDLSFSDLDSAALMPKSVVIDETFDWEDDALLRTPWHETIIYEVHVKGFTKQHPDIPEELRGTYAGMAHPVAIEHLQRLGISAVELMPIHHYLSSPGHLVDKGLKNYWGYDSLNFFAPFSGYSSSGILGEQVQEFKEMVKALHQAGIEVILDVVYNHTGEGNHMGPTLSLRGVDNVSYYRLMEDDPRYYMDFTGCGNSLHMRSPQVLKLIMDSLRYWVGEMHIDGFRFDLASALARELYDVDRLSAFFDLIHQDPLLAGVKLIAEPWDVGMGGYQVGNFPVNWSEWNGIYRDTVRDFWRGQDETLGEFAYRLTGSPDLYFQMNGRQPNASINFITAHDGFTLNDLVSYNDKHNEANGENSQDGESNNSSWNCGVEGQTDDAGVLQLREQQRRNFLTTLMLSQGVPMLLGGDEMGRTQQGNNNGYCQDNEVSWFDWNLPKGNEDLINFCRELIFFRRQHPVFRRRKWFQGQPIHGSGVTDISWHSPDGTEMSQEQWEIGYIKSVAVFLNGDKIPSPGKQGERVSDNDFLMFFNAHYETIDFKLAELFQPHEWSVVIDTTEPRFVSEERVFTGDDTIPVVARSLMVLQRLI from the coding sequence ATGCATGTTGCAGTTTGGCCCGGTGACGTCTATCCCCTGGGTGCCCATTGGGACCGCAAAGGCACCAACTTCGCGTTATTTTCTGAGCATGCAACCGCCGTTGAGCTTTGCCTCTTTGACAAAGACGGCACAGAGACTCGGGTTCCCCTCACTGAAGTCAGCAACTTTGTTTGGCACGGCTACCTACCCGGCATCGGCCCCGGTCAAGAGTATGGCTACCGGGTGCATGGCCCCTATGCCCCCCACGAAGGGCACCGTTTCAACCCCAACAAACTGCTGATTGACCCCTACGCCAAAGCCATTTCGGGAGAAGTGGGCAGCGGGCCTGAGATTTTTGGCTACGACTGGGAAAGCCCTGACGAAGACCTCTCCTTTTCCGATCTCGACAGCGCCGCCCTCATGCCCAAGTCGGTCGTGATCGACGAAACGTTTGACTGGGAAGACGATGCCCTACTGCGCACCCCCTGGCACGAAACCATCATCTACGAAGTGCATGTCAAAGGCTTTACCAAGCAGCATCCCGACATTCCGGAAGAGCTGCGGGGCACCTACGCGGGCATGGCCCACCCCGTCGCCATTGAGCACCTGCAACGGCTCGGCATCAGTGCCGTAGAGCTGATGCCGATTCACCACTATCTCTCTAGCCCTGGTCACTTGGTCGACAAGGGGCTAAAAAACTACTGGGGCTACGACTCACTCAACTTTTTTGCACCCTTCTCCGGCTACAGCTCCAGCGGCATTTTAGGAGAACAGGTGCAGGAATTTAAGGAGATGGTGAAGGCCCTTCACCAAGCGGGCATTGAGGTGATTCTCGATGTGGTTTACAACCACACTGGGGAAGGCAACCACATGGGGCCAACCCTATCGCTACGGGGAGTTGACAATGTCAGCTACTACCGCCTGATGGAAGATGACCCGCGCTACTACATGGACTTCACCGGCTGCGGCAACTCCCTCCACATGCGTAGTCCCCAGGTGCTCAAGCTGATTATGGATAGCTTGCGCTACTGGGTCGGCGAAATGCACATCGACGGCTTCCGATTTGATCTGGCGTCTGCCCTAGCCCGAGAACTGTACGACGTCGATCGCCTGTCAGCCTTCTTTGACCTGATTCATCAAGACCCGCTGCTGGCTGGGGTGAAGCTGATTGCTGAACCCTGGGATGTGGGCATGGGCGGTTACCAGGTAGGCAACTTTCCGGTCAACTGGTCGGAGTGGAATGGCATCTACCGCGACACCGTGCGCGACTTTTGGCGCGGCCAAGATGAAACCCTGGGCGAGTTTGCCTACCGCCTCACCGGTAGCCCTGACCTCTATTTTCAGATGAATGGACGGCAGCCCAACGCCAGCATCAACTTCATCACCGCCCACGACGGTTTCACGCTCAACGACCTGGTGAGCTACAACGACAAGCACAACGAAGCCAATGGCGAAAACAGTCAGGACGGAGAAAGCAACAATTCATCTTGGAACTGCGGGGTAGAAGGGCAAACCGATGACGCTGGGGTCTTGCAGCTGCGCGAGCAGCAGCGGCGCAACTTTTTAACCACCCTGATGCTGTCCCAGGGGGTGCCCATGCTGCTGGGGGGCGACGAAATGGGCCGCACCCAGCAGGGCAACAACAACGGCTACTGCCAGGATAATGAGGTTTCCTGGTTTGACTGGAACCTGCCCAAAGGCAATGAAGACCTGATCAATTTTTGCCGAGAGCTAATTTTCTTTCGGCGGCAGCACCCAGTGTTTCGTCGCCGCAAGTGGTTTCAGGGCCAGCCCATTCACGGCTCTGGGGTAACCGATATTAGCTGGCACAGCCCTGATGGTACCGAGATGAGCCAAGAACAGTGGGAGATTGGCTACATCAAATCAGTCGCAGTTTTCCTCAACGGCGACAAGATCCCCAGCCCTGGTAAGCAGGGAGAACGGGTTAGCGACAATGACTTTTTAATGTTTTTCAACGCCCATTACGAGACCATTGATTTCAAGCTGGCCGAGCTGTTTCAACCCCATGAATGGTCAGTAGTAATCGACACGACGGAACCTCGATTTGTTAGTGAGGAACGTGTCTTTACAGGTGATGATACTATTCCGGTGGTGGCGCGATCGCTGATGGTTTTGCAGCGGTTAATTTAG